From the genome of Neodiprion pinetum isolate iyNeoPine1 chromosome 3, iyNeoPine1.2, whole genome shotgun sequence, one region includes:
- the LOC124215655 gene encoding SAFB-like transcription modulator isoform X2 — MAETEGKKLVELRVIDLKTELERRGLDKTGNKAALLERLSKAITEEGGKPDEYLIVPSGGPNKVIPRKNSVTGIPGQEEALEGSDNRKDESLENQANSEMKIKEETSPPSSEEISENVVKKEVKKEQEEDKVNEGVKAVDIKKEDIKKEDIKMEDMTKVVTKKEDIENEEVKKEEPKEEIENEADEDQNDQNDVDNTVKTESSPPPVLSNPTAVEANGIDNEDSINLTIGEDEENLLAEETETHDRRKDGGEKRTEENKKGDSKGSGRTEGGAGKEGAASANGLKSKQGDGGEGGSKSTDSTAKGQKRDDKDKKTSPSSSINASSRNLWVSGLSSTTRATDLKQVFSKYGKVIGAKVVTNARTPGARCYGYVTMSTSEDAAKCIQHLHRTELHGRVISVEKAKGDSQQSHMRKRDSNSVKSDKKDDKEKSSKENSEICEKNDNKDVKKDSEEKTVDPTTKKAEEKSDATEEKKSDAAEKKDEPVKDSDARSTKSTSKKPESERGKRSSDKRVRSWEHHRSHTRSRSRERRRRDDVLTFAKIREERERQRLRERERILREEERRRREDMERQREIERRQREEAARLEREREKLRRERERIEQEKAELLRLERERQKLEREKLERERLELKRQQMRLEESRRPPPPPSIKRTSSDRRDPRDLYPEPERKRITTEHSRRHSPQRVSDRRTEILERVSDRRLDPSPPSRYESNRSTQDLGLKKDFKRSSEFPSRSSRPDVFPEVTRGREVIVRRETIPAPSSSIDPRQVNKDRYERTTSTTYGREREVRRSETESHRSTRDGHTRYTESTKPPGSTAPRESRYAESSRSAAGWHAGPPSTKSFNSVPSSGPRDPRNEISGWSSRSSENVNRWSSSGSISSTMRHPGPPLYQGGGPMPSMTLAPPGTGPSYDRFDPYKSSMPSMRKY, encoded by the exons ATGGCCGAAACAGAGGGGAAAAAGTTGGTCGAGCTACGCGTGATCGATCTGAAAACCGAGCTGGAGAGACGCGGGCTTGACAAGACCGGCAATAAAGCTGCTCTTCTCGAACGCTTGTCGAAG GCGATCACAGAGGAAGGAGGCAAACCTGACGAGTATTTAATTGTACCGAGTGGTGGACCTAACAAGGTTATACCAAGAAAAAACAGTG TAACCGGCATACCTGGCCAAGAAGAAGCTTTGGAAGGGTCTGATAATCGAAAAGATGAAAGTTTGGAAAATCAAGCAAACTCAGAAATGAAGATCAAAGAAGAGACGTCACCCCCATCTAGTGAAGAAATCTCTGAGAATGTAGTCAAGAAGGAAGTTAAGAAG GAACAAGAAGAAGACAAGGTGAATGAAGGAGTCAAGGCTGTGGATATTAAGAAGGAAGATATCAAAAAAGAGGATATCAAGATGGAGGATATGACGAAAGTGGTTACTAAGAAGgaagatattgaaaatgaaGAGGTCAAAAAAGAAGAGCCAAAAGAAGAAATCGAAAACGAAGCAGATGAGGATCAGAATGATCAAAATGATGTCGATAATACTGTTAAGACTGAATCAAGCCCACCACCAGTTCTGTCCAATCCTACCGCTGTCGAAGCAAACGGAATTGATAACGAGGACTCGATTAATCTGACAATTGGCGAAGACGAAGAGAATCTCCTTGCCGAAGAG ACGGAAACTCACGACAGGCGCAAGG ATGGAGGTGAGAAGAGAACCGAAGAGAACAAGAAGGGAGACTCTAAAGGGAGTGGCAGAACAGAAGGTGGAGCCGGCAAGGAAGGTGCAGCCAGTGCCAACGGGCTCAAGAGCAAGCAGGGAGACGGAGGCGAAGGAGGAAGCAAGAG TACTGATTCTACAGCCAAGGGTCAGAAAAGGGACGACAAAG ACAAGAAGACATCACCCTCTAGTTCAATCAACGCCAGCAGTAGGAACTTGTGGGTCTCCGGATTATCGTCTACTACTCGTGCCACAGACTTGAAGCAAGTATTTTCTAAGTATGGAAAAGTTATTGGAGCTAAAGTCGTTACTAATGCGAGGACTCCTGGAGCTCGTTGTTACGGCTATGTTACCATGTCCACTAGCGAAGACGCGGCTAAATGTATTCAACATTTACACAGGACGGAGCTTCACGGCCGCGTCATTTCCGTTGAGAAG GCAAAGGGGGACTCGCAACAAAGCCATATGCGGAAACGGGACTCCAACAGCGTTAAGTCCGATAAGAAAGACGACAAGGAGAAATCATCGAaggaaaattctgaaatctGCGAGAAGAATGACAATAAGGACGTTAAAAAAGATTCCGAGGAGAAAACTGTTGATCCAA CTACCAAGAAGGCAGAGGAAAAGTCAGACGCCacagaggaaaagaaaagcgATGCGGCAGAGAAAAAGGATGAACCTGTCAAGGACTCGGACGCTCGTTCGACCAAATCTACAAGCAAGAAGCCAGAGAGCGAAAGAGGGAAGCGCAGCAGTGACAAACGCGTTCGGTCTTGGGAACATCATAGATCTCATACACGCTCCCGGAGCAGGGAGCGGCGCAGGCGCGACGATGTACTAACATTTGCTAAGATTCGG GAAGAACGGGAACGTCAGAGGTtgcgagagagggagagaataTTACGCGAGGAGGAACGGAGGCGACGAGAGGATATGGAAAGGCAGCGGGAGATCGAGCGTAGGCAGAGAGAAGAGGCTGCACGGCTCGAAAGAGAGCGTGAAAAGCTACgcagggagagagagaggatcgAGCAAGAGAAGGCGGAGCTGCTTAGATTGGAAAGAGAGCGGCAAAAGTTGGAGAGGGAAAAACTAGAGCGTGAACGACTGGAACTGAAGAGGCAGCAGATGCGGTTAGAAGAGAGCCGAAGACCTCCGCCGCCACCTTCTATCAAAAGAACATCGAGCGATAGAAGGGATCCGAGAGACCTGTACCCGGAACCGGAACGAAAACGCATCACTACCGAACACAGCCGACGTCACAGCCCCCAGAGAGTTTCCGACAGACGCACAGAGATCTTGGAAAGAGTCTCAGATAGACGATTAGATCCCTCGCCGCCTTCTAGATACGAATCGaacag ATCAACTCAGGATCTGGGGTTGAAGAAGGATTTTAAGAGAAGTAGCGAGTTCCCGTCCCGCAGTAGCAGGCCAGACGTATTCCCTGAGGTAACGAGAGGGAGGGAAGTAATCGTGCGTCGCGAAACGATTCCTGCACCGTCATCATCCATTGATCCTCGACAAGTGAATAAAGACAG GTATGAAAGAACTACTTCGACCACGTACGGCAGAGAGCGAGAGGTTCGAAGGTCTGAAACAGAATCCCACCGAAGTACCCGGGACGGTCACACACGCTACACCGAGAGTACAAAACCGCCCGGATCCACCGCTCCTC GTGAGAGTCGGTATGCAGAAAGTAGTCGATCTGCTGCCGGATGGCACGCAGGACCCCCGTCGACTAAGTCTTTCAATTCTGTACCAAGCAGTGGACCTCGCGATCCTCGTAACGAAATATCAGGTTGGAGTAGCCGTTCTTCGGAAAATGTAAACAG ATGGAGCAGCTCCGGAAGCATCAGCAGCACAATGCGACACCCAGGTCCGCCTCTCTACCAGGGTGGCGGGCCAATGCCGTCAATGACTTTGGCTCCCCCAGGAACAGGTCCATCCTACGATAGATTTGATCCCTACAAATCGTCGATGCCAAGCATgcgaaaatattaa
- the LOC124215655 gene encoding SAFB-like transcription modulator isoform X1: MAETEGKKLVELRVIDLKTELERRGLDKTGNKAALLERLSKAITEEGGKPDEYLIVPSGGPNKVIPRKNSVTGIPGQEEALEGSDNRKDESLENQANSEMKIKEETSPPSSEEISENVVKKEVKKEQEEDKVNEGVKAVDIKKEDIKKEDIKMEDMTKVVTKKEDIENEEVKKEEPKEEIENEADEDQNDQNDVDNTVKTESSPPPVLSNPTAVEANGIDNEDSINLTIGEDEENLLAEETETHDRRKDGGEKRTEENKKGDSKGSGRTEGGAGKEGAASANGLKSKQGDGGEGGSKSTDSTAKGQKRDDKDKKTSPSSSINASSRNLWVSGLSSTTRATDLKQVFSKYGKVIGAKVVTNARTPGARCYGYVTMSTSEDAAKCIQHLHRTELHGRVISVEKAKGDSQQSHMRKRDSNSVKSDKKDDKEKSSKENSEICEKNDNKDVKKDSEEKTVDPTTKKAEEKSDATEEKKSDAAEKKDEPVKDSDARSTKSTSKKPESERGKRSSDKRVRSWEHHRSHTRSRSRERRRRDDVLTFAKIREERERQRLRERERILREEERRRREDMERQREIERRQREEAARLEREREKLRRERERIEQEKAELLRLERERQKLEREKLERERLELKRQQMRLEESRRPPPPPSIKRTSSDRRDPRDLYPEPERKRITTEHSRRHSPQRVSDRRTEILERVSDRRLDPSPPSRYESNSRSTQDLGLKKDFKRSSEFPSRSSRPDVFPEVTRGREVIVRRETIPAPSSSIDPRQVNKDRYERTTSTTYGREREVRRSETESHRSTRDGHTRYTESTKPPGSTAPRESRYAESSRSAAGWHAGPPSTKSFNSVPSSGPRDPRNEISGWSSRSSENVNRWSSSGSISSTMRHPGPPLYQGGGPMPSMTLAPPGTGPSYDRFDPYKSSMPSMRKY; the protein is encoded by the exons ATGGCCGAAACAGAGGGGAAAAAGTTGGTCGAGCTACGCGTGATCGATCTGAAAACCGAGCTGGAGAGACGCGGGCTTGACAAGACCGGCAATAAAGCTGCTCTTCTCGAACGCTTGTCGAAG GCGATCACAGAGGAAGGAGGCAAACCTGACGAGTATTTAATTGTACCGAGTGGTGGACCTAACAAGGTTATACCAAGAAAAAACAGTG TAACCGGCATACCTGGCCAAGAAGAAGCTTTGGAAGGGTCTGATAATCGAAAAGATGAAAGTTTGGAAAATCAAGCAAACTCAGAAATGAAGATCAAAGAAGAGACGTCACCCCCATCTAGTGAAGAAATCTCTGAGAATGTAGTCAAGAAGGAAGTTAAGAAG GAACAAGAAGAAGACAAGGTGAATGAAGGAGTCAAGGCTGTGGATATTAAGAAGGAAGATATCAAAAAAGAGGATATCAAGATGGAGGATATGACGAAAGTGGTTACTAAGAAGgaagatattgaaaatgaaGAGGTCAAAAAAGAAGAGCCAAAAGAAGAAATCGAAAACGAAGCAGATGAGGATCAGAATGATCAAAATGATGTCGATAATACTGTTAAGACTGAATCAAGCCCACCACCAGTTCTGTCCAATCCTACCGCTGTCGAAGCAAACGGAATTGATAACGAGGACTCGATTAATCTGACAATTGGCGAAGACGAAGAGAATCTCCTTGCCGAAGAG ACGGAAACTCACGACAGGCGCAAGG ATGGAGGTGAGAAGAGAACCGAAGAGAACAAGAAGGGAGACTCTAAAGGGAGTGGCAGAACAGAAGGTGGAGCCGGCAAGGAAGGTGCAGCCAGTGCCAACGGGCTCAAGAGCAAGCAGGGAGACGGAGGCGAAGGAGGAAGCAAGAG TACTGATTCTACAGCCAAGGGTCAGAAAAGGGACGACAAAG ACAAGAAGACATCACCCTCTAGTTCAATCAACGCCAGCAGTAGGAACTTGTGGGTCTCCGGATTATCGTCTACTACTCGTGCCACAGACTTGAAGCAAGTATTTTCTAAGTATGGAAAAGTTATTGGAGCTAAAGTCGTTACTAATGCGAGGACTCCTGGAGCTCGTTGTTACGGCTATGTTACCATGTCCACTAGCGAAGACGCGGCTAAATGTATTCAACATTTACACAGGACGGAGCTTCACGGCCGCGTCATTTCCGTTGAGAAG GCAAAGGGGGACTCGCAACAAAGCCATATGCGGAAACGGGACTCCAACAGCGTTAAGTCCGATAAGAAAGACGACAAGGAGAAATCATCGAaggaaaattctgaaatctGCGAGAAGAATGACAATAAGGACGTTAAAAAAGATTCCGAGGAGAAAACTGTTGATCCAA CTACCAAGAAGGCAGAGGAAAAGTCAGACGCCacagaggaaaagaaaagcgATGCGGCAGAGAAAAAGGATGAACCTGTCAAGGACTCGGACGCTCGTTCGACCAAATCTACAAGCAAGAAGCCAGAGAGCGAAAGAGGGAAGCGCAGCAGTGACAAACGCGTTCGGTCTTGGGAACATCATAGATCTCATACACGCTCCCGGAGCAGGGAGCGGCGCAGGCGCGACGATGTACTAACATTTGCTAAGATTCGG GAAGAACGGGAACGTCAGAGGTtgcgagagagggagagaataTTACGCGAGGAGGAACGGAGGCGACGAGAGGATATGGAAAGGCAGCGGGAGATCGAGCGTAGGCAGAGAGAAGAGGCTGCACGGCTCGAAAGAGAGCGTGAAAAGCTACgcagggagagagagaggatcgAGCAAGAGAAGGCGGAGCTGCTTAGATTGGAAAGAGAGCGGCAAAAGTTGGAGAGGGAAAAACTAGAGCGTGAACGACTGGAACTGAAGAGGCAGCAGATGCGGTTAGAAGAGAGCCGAAGACCTCCGCCGCCACCTTCTATCAAAAGAACATCGAGCGATAGAAGGGATCCGAGAGACCTGTACCCGGAACCGGAACGAAAACGCATCACTACCGAACACAGCCGACGTCACAGCCCCCAGAGAGTTTCCGACAGACGCACAGAGATCTTGGAAAGAGTCTCAGATAGACGATTAGATCCCTCGCCGCCTTCTAGATACGAATCGaacag TAGATCAACTCAGGATCTGGGGTTGAAGAAGGATTTTAAGAGAAGTAGCGAGTTCCCGTCCCGCAGTAGCAGGCCAGACGTATTCCCTGAGGTAACGAGAGGGAGGGAAGTAATCGTGCGTCGCGAAACGATTCCTGCACCGTCATCATCCATTGATCCTCGACAAGTGAATAAAGACAG GTATGAAAGAACTACTTCGACCACGTACGGCAGAGAGCGAGAGGTTCGAAGGTCTGAAACAGAATCCCACCGAAGTACCCGGGACGGTCACACACGCTACACCGAGAGTACAAAACCGCCCGGATCCACCGCTCCTC GTGAGAGTCGGTATGCAGAAAGTAGTCGATCTGCTGCCGGATGGCACGCAGGACCCCCGTCGACTAAGTCTTTCAATTCTGTACCAAGCAGTGGACCTCGCGATCCTCGTAACGAAATATCAGGTTGGAGTAGCCGTTCTTCGGAAAATGTAAACAG ATGGAGCAGCTCCGGAAGCATCAGCAGCACAATGCGACACCCAGGTCCGCCTCTCTACCAGGGTGGCGGGCCAATGCCGTCAATGACTTTGGCTCCCCCAGGAACAGGTCCATCCTACGATAGATTTGATCCCTACAAATCGTCGATGCCAAGCATgcgaaaatattaa
- the LOC124215655 gene encoding SAFB-like transcription modulator isoform X7, producing MAETEGKKLVELRVIDLKTELERRGLDKTGNKAALLERLSKAITEEGGKPDEYLIVPSGGPNKVIPRKNSVTGIPGQEEALEGSDNRKDESLENQANSEMKIKEETSPPSSEEISENVVKKEVKKEQEEDKVNEGVKAVDIKKEDIKKEDIKMEDMTKVVTKKEDIENEEVKKEEPKEEIENEADEDQNDQNDVDNTVKTESSPPPVLSNPTAVEANGIDNEDSINLTIGEDEENLLAEETETHDRRKDGGEKRTEENKKGDSKGSGRTEGGAGKEGAASANGLKSKQGDGGEGGSKSTDSTAKGQKRDDKDKKTSPSSSINASSRNLWVSGLSSTTRATDLKQVFSKYGKVIGAKVVTNARTPGARCYGYVTMSTSEDAAKCIQHLHRTELHGRVISVEKAKGDSQQSHMRKRDSNSVKSDKKDDKEKSSKENSEICEKNDNKDVKKDSEEKTVDPTTKKAEEKSDATEEKKSDAAEKKDEPVKDSDARSTKSTSKKPESERGKRSSDKRVRSWEHHRSHTRSRSRERRRRDDVLTFAKIREERERQRLRERERILREEERRRREDMERQREIERRQREEAARLEREREKLRRERERIEQEKAELLRLERERQKLEREKLERERLELKRQQMRLEESRRPPPPPSIKRTSSDRRDPRDLYPEPERKRITTEHSRRHSPQRVSDRRTEILERVSDRRLDPSPPSRYESNSRSTQDLGLKKDFKRSSEFPSRSSRPDVFPEVTRGREVIVRRETIPAPSSSIDPRQVNKDRYERTTSTTYGREREVRRSETESHRSTRDGHTRYTESTKPPGSTAPRYILRNSPPYKKSHHKIILNRR from the exons ATGGCCGAAACAGAGGGGAAAAAGTTGGTCGAGCTACGCGTGATCGATCTGAAAACCGAGCTGGAGAGACGCGGGCTTGACAAGACCGGCAATAAAGCTGCTCTTCTCGAACGCTTGTCGAAG GCGATCACAGAGGAAGGAGGCAAACCTGACGAGTATTTAATTGTACCGAGTGGTGGACCTAACAAGGTTATACCAAGAAAAAACAGTG TAACCGGCATACCTGGCCAAGAAGAAGCTTTGGAAGGGTCTGATAATCGAAAAGATGAAAGTTTGGAAAATCAAGCAAACTCAGAAATGAAGATCAAAGAAGAGACGTCACCCCCATCTAGTGAAGAAATCTCTGAGAATGTAGTCAAGAAGGAAGTTAAGAAG GAACAAGAAGAAGACAAGGTGAATGAAGGAGTCAAGGCTGTGGATATTAAGAAGGAAGATATCAAAAAAGAGGATATCAAGATGGAGGATATGACGAAAGTGGTTACTAAGAAGgaagatattgaaaatgaaGAGGTCAAAAAAGAAGAGCCAAAAGAAGAAATCGAAAACGAAGCAGATGAGGATCAGAATGATCAAAATGATGTCGATAATACTGTTAAGACTGAATCAAGCCCACCACCAGTTCTGTCCAATCCTACCGCTGTCGAAGCAAACGGAATTGATAACGAGGACTCGATTAATCTGACAATTGGCGAAGACGAAGAGAATCTCCTTGCCGAAGAG ACGGAAACTCACGACAGGCGCAAGG ATGGAGGTGAGAAGAGAACCGAAGAGAACAAGAAGGGAGACTCTAAAGGGAGTGGCAGAACAGAAGGTGGAGCCGGCAAGGAAGGTGCAGCCAGTGCCAACGGGCTCAAGAGCAAGCAGGGAGACGGAGGCGAAGGAGGAAGCAAGAG TACTGATTCTACAGCCAAGGGTCAGAAAAGGGACGACAAAG ACAAGAAGACATCACCCTCTAGTTCAATCAACGCCAGCAGTAGGAACTTGTGGGTCTCCGGATTATCGTCTACTACTCGTGCCACAGACTTGAAGCAAGTATTTTCTAAGTATGGAAAAGTTATTGGAGCTAAAGTCGTTACTAATGCGAGGACTCCTGGAGCTCGTTGTTACGGCTATGTTACCATGTCCACTAGCGAAGACGCGGCTAAATGTATTCAACATTTACACAGGACGGAGCTTCACGGCCGCGTCATTTCCGTTGAGAAG GCAAAGGGGGACTCGCAACAAAGCCATATGCGGAAACGGGACTCCAACAGCGTTAAGTCCGATAAGAAAGACGACAAGGAGAAATCATCGAaggaaaattctgaaatctGCGAGAAGAATGACAATAAGGACGTTAAAAAAGATTCCGAGGAGAAAACTGTTGATCCAA CTACCAAGAAGGCAGAGGAAAAGTCAGACGCCacagaggaaaagaaaagcgATGCGGCAGAGAAAAAGGATGAACCTGTCAAGGACTCGGACGCTCGTTCGACCAAATCTACAAGCAAGAAGCCAGAGAGCGAAAGAGGGAAGCGCAGCAGTGACAAACGCGTTCGGTCTTGGGAACATCATAGATCTCATACACGCTCCCGGAGCAGGGAGCGGCGCAGGCGCGACGATGTACTAACATTTGCTAAGATTCGG GAAGAACGGGAACGTCAGAGGTtgcgagagagggagagaataTTACGCGAGGAGGAACGGAGGCGACGAGAGGATATGGAAAGGCAGCGGGAGATCGAGCGTAGGCAGAGAGAAGAGGCTGCACGGCTCGAAAGAGAGCGTGAAAAGCTACgcagggagagagagaggatcgAGCAAGAGAAGGCGGAGCTGCTTAGATTGGAAAGAGAGCGGCAAAAGTTGGAGAGGGAAAAACTAGAGCGTGAACGACTGGAACTGAAGAGGCAGCAGATGCGGTTAGAAGAGAGCCGAAGACCTCCGCCGCCACCTTCTATCAAAAGAACATCGAGCGATAGAAGGGATCCGAGAGACCTGTACCCGGAACCGGAACGAAAACGCATCACTACCGAACACAGCCGACGTCACAGCCCCCAGAGAGTTTCCGACAGACGCACAGAGATCTTGGAAAGAGTCTCAGATAGACGATTAGATCCCTCGCCGCCTTCTAGATACGAATCGaacag TAGATCAACTCAGGATCTGGGGTTGAAGAAGGATTTTAAGAGAAGTAGCGAGTTCCCGTCCCGCAGTAGCAGGCCAGACGTATTCCCTGAGGTAACGAGAGGGAGGGAAGTAATCGTGCGTCGCGAAACGATTCCTGCACCGTCATCATCCATTGATCCTCGACAAGTGAATAAAGACAG GTATGAAAGAACTACTTCGACCACGTACGGCAGAGAGCGAGAGGTTCGAAGGTCTGAAACAGAATCCCACCGAAGTACCCGGGACGGTCACACACGCTACACCGAGAGTACAAAACCGCCCGGATCCACCGCTCCTC GTTATATCCTGAGGAATTCACCTCCTTACAAGAAATCTCATCATAAGATTATTTTGAATCGACGATGA